The Schistocerca americana isolate TAMUIC-IGC-003095 chromosome 5, iqSchAmer2.1, whole genome shotgun sequence genome includes a window with the following:
- the LOC124616449 gene encoding ejaculatory bulb-specific protein 3-like — MHGTRYVALPAQLVLSEDAAPYSSKYDSVDLDKVLASERLLNSYFQCLMADTEEGCTAHAKYLKMKVIPDALSNGCSRCHPNQREGAEKVIRFLMKDKPFMWNKLEVKYDPEGVYRKKYQKEYDTAKGEENIEPCHPRRSMEWMQSLSPEAATGRREGDQVPNEEQTGLVEPTGGQVRPGGRVQHKVREGVPDGEGGAERQ, encoded by the exons ATGCACGGGACGCGCTATGTGGCCTTGCCCGCGCAACTCGTACTGTCAGAGGACGCGGCGCCCTACTCCAGCAAGTATGACAGCGTCGACCTGGACAAGGTGCTGGCCAGCGAACGACTCCTCAACAGCTACTTCCAGTGCCTCATGGCCGACACAGAAGAGGGCTGCACGGCACACGCCAAGTACCTCAAGATGA AAGTGATCCCGGACGCGCTGTCAAACGGGTGCAGCCGCTGTCACCCCAACCAGCGTGAGGGAGCCGAAAAGGTGATCAGGTTCCTCATGAAGGATAAGCCGTTCATGTGGAACAAACTGGAGGTCAAGTACGATCCTGAGGGCGTGTACAGGAAGAAGTACCAGAAGGAGTACGACACGGCCAAAGGAGAGGAAAACATAGAACC CTGCCATCCCAGGCGCTCTATGGAATGGATGCAGTCGCTGTCGCCAGAGGCAGCGACAGGGCGCCGAGAAGGTGATCAAGTTCCTAATGAAGAACAGACCGGACTTGTGGAGCCAACTGGAGGCCAAGTACGACCCGGAGGGCGTGTACAGCATAAAGTACGAGAAGGAGTACCAGATGGTGAAGGAGGAGCAGAGCGCCAGTGA